The Pseudomonas bijieensis DNA window CAGCGCAAAGTCGATGAGTTGAAGGCTCAATCGGGCACTGTGTGTGAAAGTTGGTGCGGCGACGCCATGGGAGCGGGTTTCAAATCTGTCCTGGGCTTGATGAACATCCAATTGGTCATCCATACCGGTGGCCCATTTCAAGGGCAAGCCTATGCCGTTGCCGAGAGCTGTATCGACGCGGGTGTGAACTACTGTGACCTGTCCGATTCCAGAGCCTTCGTCACCGGCATTAGCGCACTCGACGCCCGGGCAAAACAGGCAGGCGTCGCGGTCCTTAGTGGTTGCAGCTCAGTGCCGACGCTCTCGGCCGCCCTCATCGATCAGCAGCGGCATCGCTTTAAGCGTATCGACTCGATTGAGCATGGTATTTCCTCTTCGGCCAAGATGCCGGGGTTGTCCACCGTCGAAGGCGTTCTCGCCTACGCAGGCAGGCCGATCAAGCAACTGCGGGATGGCCGGGTACATGAGGTCCTGGGGTGGCAGGATCTGACGCTTCGCAGAATGCGCTATATGGGGACCCGGGTACTGGCCAATGTCGACGTGCCGGACATGGATATCTTCGCCAGCCGCTATGGTGCCCGGACCCTGAGCTTCAAGGCCGGCTCAGGCCTGAAACTCGGCGGCATTGCCAACTATCTGCTGGCCCAGGCAATGAGGATGGGGGTGGTGCGTGACCATGCCCCTTGGGCCACCAGGCTTCATCGGTGGGGGCTCTGGTTCGAACGATTTGGCGATGGCAAAAGCGCAATGTACATCGACGTCCAGGGCATCGGTGTCGATGACGAACCGCTGTCGATGAACGTGCAGCTCACCGCCATGAATGACAAGGGGCCAGAGATTCCCAGCTGCGCAGCCGTTGCCTTGGCGGCAAAAATCAGCCAAGGGTATCTGCCCGAACCCGGTGCTCGGGCCTGCGTGGGTGAAATTACCGTCGACGAATACATGGCTGCTATCAACGACCCCGAAAACTTGAGCCTGTCCGTACACTTCTCTGACGAGCAGGGCTGACAGATGCTCTATCTTTGCCTGAAGTACCTCCACATCATTGCTGCCATTTTCCTTTTCGGCTTCGGCATGGGGTCCTACCTCTACCTGATCGCTGCCAGCCGCACCGCCAACCCTCAGGTCATTGCCCACGTGGCCAGGACAGTCGTCCAGTTCGACACTTGGATTACCACGCCTGCGGGCTTTATCCAGATAGCGACGGGCTACCTGCTGCTGAAGCTGGCCGGACTTCCCCCGACCACGGAATGGATAATGACATCGCTGATCATTTTCCTTTGCGTAGGGGCGCTGTGGCTTCCTGTGCTGGTGCTCCAGAAGCGCTTATACGTGATGGCTTCGAGCGCAGTTGGAGACGGGCGCGCGCTCGATGATCGATACTCATCCGTGTATCAAAAGTGGTTCTGGATGGGCGTCTTTGGCTTTTTGGGGATGTTTGTCATCGTGCTGATCATGGTGACGAAGATGACGCCACGTCAGTGGATCGAGCTTCTGACGGGCTAAGTACCGATCCGTTCCACCGGATTGATCCCAAGCGTGGGTGCCTTCAAGAAACGGCCTTCATGATCCGGGCTCGGCAAAAGGCAAACGTCGTACTTGCCAAACAGCCGATATCGATTCAGGGCAATGCGATCATAGGCCCAATCCCGAAGCCTGCGGGGGACGTAACGCAGCAGTTTCACCGAGCGCCAGGCCCAGGGCAGTAGGGCAACGATTTCAAAAATCGCCTCCGAACGCACCCAGTAATGCCGATCTCGAACCACAGCCATGGTGTCGAACTGCTGCAAGGGCAGGCCCGCCCAGGCCAGCAGCGCTTGCCCTTCGGGTGATTGTACGGAGGCCAACCGCACGCGTCGGGCGTGGTCATGGCGGATCAGGAACTTTGCCCAGCCATTGCACAGTTTACAAACGCCGTCGAACAGGACCACTGTCTCGCCTGGCTCGAGCAAGGGCGCGGGTGAGGGGCGAGTTTGGGAGATGGGCATGAATGTGTGTCTACATGGCGCCTGGTTACCCGGATAATACGCGTGTTCCAGCGTCAAAGGGCGCCCCGAAGGGTTGCTCGACCATGATGATTTCAAGGGCATGATCCGATCCATGAGCGATGACACTTACACCCTGTACATGCGCTTCCAGACCCCCGATCCTGGCATCGGCCCCCGGGAGCAGGCGCCGATGCTTGCCCAGGAACAGGCCTGGGCGCGTGAGCGTGCGACCATGCATCGCTTCAGCTGGATCGAGGTGCTGGTGCCGCCGTTGTGCCTGGGTCCGGTATTGCCGGGCATCGTGTTTTTGCTGGGGCTGCTGGTCTATCAAGGATTATCCGCCTCAGGCGTCGACCTCGACCGGATCGCCGGGGCCTCCCTTGGTTGGCTCGTGCTTGCCACCTTGCTGTTCATGGCTGCGTGGATCCTGCACAACTTCCTGCGCGATAAGCGCGACCCGACCAAGCGTTATTGGCAATCGATGCCTGATCAAGGGGTGGTCGAGCTCGAACACCATACCCTGGTCTCCGGCATCAGCCTGTGGTCCAACGACTATGATCCGGACTGCAACACCCTCATGCAGTGGTCCAACGACAAGTTGAAATGCGTGCAAGACAGCGGTGTGTCGCAGTGGATCCTGGCCAAGACGGCGGCAGGACACTGGCTGGTGCTCAAGGAGCAGTATCCGGGCGACTTCAGCTACGGGCGGGTAGGGCAAATGCCGGCACCGGACAAGCTGCTGCAACCCCAGCAGCAACTGGCGATTGCTTTCGCCCCCGGCACGAACCTGCAGCTGGGCCGGCGTTTCGACGGTGCGCCGATGCCATTGGTGGATACGCCGTACTGGATGTCTGCCGATGAGCTCAAGCGCTTGGAAGAGGCCGCCCATCACTGGAATTTTCTACCGCCGAACCGCTATGGGGTGGTCAATGACCAGGATGCGGCGTGGGTGCAACGTTTGGTGAGCAGGGCGCATCCAGCCGGGCGCTAAAGCCACGTATCCACCACCCGCCGATCCAGTTCTTCCCAGTCCGCCATGCCCAATACCCGAGTGGTGTTCAACCCGCGCAAATAACCGCGCAGTTGATTGGCCGTGTCCCGCTTGAGCTCCGGGTCGGGTTCGGTGCTGCTCAACAACACGCTTTCGTACTGGATCAGGTAATCAGCCACCCGCTCACGGAAGTCGGGCAATACCGCGTCGCGAATCAGATCAAATGTTCTCATGGCCATACCTCATCAATTGTTCTCGGCTTGCAACTATTGCTAGGAGTAATAGTGACCATTACCAAATGCAAGTTCTGCTTTGCCGGCAATCATTGGAAAATCAGCGCCATCGAACACGCAGCTCACTATTTTTATTTTCAGGACCCGACCATGCGCCGTTTATTTTTGCTTCCCCTGGCGTTTTCCCCGTTGTTGCTGGCCGGTTGTGCCTCGGCGCCGAACGACCCGACCCTGACCTTGCAGACCAGCAAGACGCCGGCCCAATACGCTGAATGCGTCGTACCGAAATTGCAGGGCAGCGCCTTGAACCCGATGGTCTCGCAAACCCAGCGCAGCTATCGCATCGTGGTGCCGAGCAAAGTCGCGGCGGACAACGTGCTGGAAGCCTACAAGGCCGGCAGCGGCGGCAAGGTATTCATCTACGAGCGGCATTTGCTGGCCTCCAACCTCCTGCCCTCGAGTTTTGAACGCGCTGCACAGGAATGCATCTGACCGGCCCGTAAACGTTTTTTACCGTGCTCCTTTGGTTGGCCGCAACCAACCAATTCCCTTGCCCCGCACCGCATTCGGTCGCGGGGCTTTTTTTGTCTGCTGGTTTCAGGTTCGCCAATCATCCGCCCGAATGAATTCGATGAGCGCTTTGAGGGCCGGTGGCACATGGCGGCGGCTGGGGTAATAAAGAAAAAACCGGCTTGGTGGGGCTTTCCACTGCGCAAGCAGTTCCGTGAGCTGCCCATTGCGGATGTCATCGCGCACCAGTTCCTCGTAAACATAGGCAATCCCGGCGCCATCTTTTGCTGCCTGGATCATCAGCCCATCGTCTTCAAGAATGAGCGGACCGGTGACGGACAAGCGGATCGGTTGCCCATCCGCCTGATACTCCCAGGCATAGAGTTTGCCGCTGGGAAAACGCCGGGCGATACAGGCATGGTCGAGCAAGTCCCGTGGAGCCTGGACGATGCCCTGTGTGCCCAGGTAAGCCTGTGAAGCGACGGTCACGAACGATTGAGGAGGGCCGACAGGGACCGCGATCATGTCGCCGGCCAGGCTTTCGCCAAAGCGCACGCCCGCGTCAAACCCCTCGTCCACGATGTCGGTCAAGCCATCATCGGTGACCAGGTCCAGTTGAATACGGGGATACCTGGCCACGAATGGCGCGAGCACCTTCGCAAATACCGCTCGCGCCGCCGGACGCGCCACGTTGAGGCGAAGCTTGCCGGCGGGCACTTCCTGCATCGAGGTCAACTGCGCCAGTGCATCGGCAACCTGTTGCAGGGTAGGGCCCAGCGTTGCCAGCAGTTGGTGACCGGCCTCGGTCGGAGTCACGCTACGCGTGGTGCGGTTGAGCAGCCTGACACCCAGGCGTGCTTCCAGTGCCCGCAGCGCATGACTCAACGCTGAGGCCGAAACGCCACGCTCGTCGGCGGCCTTGCGAAAACTGCGATGGCGAGCGACGGCCGCAAAGGCGTCCAGTTCGGAAAGATCAGGGTGCTTATTCATGAATCCTGTTCATTAGTTCAAGCGGGATTGCCCATCTTATCGTCGTAAGATCGCTCGCCGATACTGTCCACATCATCTGTGGAGAACTCGCTATGCAAAAGAATCGCCTTGGATCATCGGATTTACGGATTTCGCCCATTGGCCTGGGAACCTGGGCGATTGCTGGTACCGGTTGGGAATACAGCTGGGGCGCGCAGGACGACGAGGACAGCCTGGGCGCCCTTGAATATGCCGTCGAGCGCGGTGTGAACTGGATCGACACGGCGGCGGTTTATGGCTTGGGCCATGCCGAGCAATTGGTCGGGCAACTGTTGCGTCGGGTGCCGGTTTCGCGGCGTCCGTTGGTATTCACCAAGGGTAGCCTGGTCTGGGACCCGGTCACCAAGGCGATCTCGCACTCGCTGGCGCCCCAGTCGCTGCTCGCCGAGGTCGATGCGAGCTTGCGCCGGCTTCAAGTCGAAACCATCGATCTTTATCAGATCCACTGGCCGGCCTTTCCTGCCGATGGCAGCAGTGAAGGGATCGAGAGCGCGCTTTCAGCGTTGGCCACCGCCCGTGAACAGGGGAAAATTCGTGCTATCGGCGTCTCCAATTTCGACGTTGCGCAACTCGAGCGTGCGCGGGCGGTGACCGAGATCGTGTCACTCCAACCGCCTTATTCCGCCTTGATGCGGGACATCGAGGACGCCGTCCTGCCCTTTTGCGAGCAGGCCGCAATGGGTGTCCTGGCCTATTCCACCCTTCAATCGGGGCTGCTTTCCGGCAGCATGACGCGCGAGCGCATCGCCCAATTGCCCGACGACGATTGGCGCAAGGCCCGAAGCGCGGACTTCCAGGAGCCTCGCTTGAGCGCGAACCTGGCGCTGGTCGAGGTCTTGGCCGGTATTGGTGAACGGCACGGGGTGAGCGCGGCGGCAGTCGCTATTGCTTGGGTGTTGCGCAAACCAGTGGTCACCGGTGCCATCGTCGGTGCCCGCCGCCCCGCGCAGGTCGATGGGTTGGTTGCCGGTTCACAGTTGCGCCTCAGCGCCGAGGAAATTGACGAGATTCAACCTTTCCTGCCCTCGGGTATGGGCACGAATGTCCCAGGGGTCGCTTGACCTTCATCGTGCAACCGCTTGGTTGAGCGGGTTTGACGCCTCGCTGCATAACCGGCACTATTTGCTCGTTTGTGATCATTAGTGCTCGTTTATGCAGGTTGTGATGTCATGACTTCTCCTCACGAAACGTTCCCCGGCGAACGCCAGCAATTGATCAGCCAGCGTCTTGCCCGGTATGGCCGGGTGATCGCGGCCGACCTTGCCAGCGAATTCAATGTATCCGAGCACTCGATACGGCGTGACCTGGGCGCATTGGCGGCGGCGGGGGTGTGCAAGCGCGTTTATGGCGGCGCAATACTCTTGCCCGCTGTCGAAGGTCCGTTGGACGTACGCGTGCGCAAAGACCCGGCGCGCAAGGGCAGTCTCGGCCAGGCGGCCGCTGCGCTGCTGCGCGCGGGCCAACACGTCTTCATTGACGTCGGCTCAACCAACCTGGCGGTGGCCTGCGCCATCGATCCGCAACTTCCGTTGACCCTCACCACCAATTCGCCGCTGATTGCGGTTCAGTTGATGAAGCTGCCCCGCGCCGAGGTCATCCTGCTGGGTGGCCGCTTGAGTCCAAACGCGGGTGGTGTGATCGGGCTGACGGCTGTCCAGCAATTGCGCCAATTCAGTTTCGACGTGTGTGTCCTCGGCGCCTGCGCCATCGATCCGGACAATGGCGTTACTGCGTTCGGCCTGGATGACGCCGAGTTCAAGCGCGCGGTGGTCGCGGCAAGTGGGCAAGTGATCGCGGCGGTGACCAATGAAAAGCTGTCCAGCGTAGCCCATTACCAGGTGGCCTCCTGCGAAGAAGTCGCCACCCTGGTGGTGGAGCACGACGCGCCGCGTGAACGACTGGAGCCCTTCTTCGGCCGGGTGACCAACGTCGTGACGGCGGCCCGTGAACAGCGACGGACCTGACGTCTTTGCCGCACCGCTGTGGCCAAATTGCGCAGGACAATCGCATGGATACTGCCCGATCCCCATTGTCCGCCGGACGATTTGCGTCTAGTTTGCTGCCCGATCACAAGTACAAAAATCAGGAGTCATCGATGCAACCGATTCGTCTCGGTCTGGTGGGCTACGGCAAGATTGCCCAGGATCAACACGTTCCAGCCATCCACGCCAACCCCGCGTTCCAACTGGTAGCGGTCGCCACGCAAGGGCAGCCTTGCCCCGGAGTGGAGAATTTCCGGTCCCTGGGCGAGTTGCTCGAGAACGCTCCGCAGGTCGACGCGATTGCGTTCTGCACGCCGCCACAAGGTCGCTTCGCCCTGGTGCAACAGGCACTGGCGGCGGGCAAGCATGTCCTGGTGGAAAAGCCGCCGTGCGCCACCCTGGGGGAAGCCATGGCGTTGGTGGAGCAGGTCCGCGAGCAAGGCGTCAGCGGCCTGTTCGCCTGGCATTCGCGCTACGCGCCGGGCATCGAAGCCGCCTGTGACTGGCTGGCGAGTCGCACCTTGCACAGCGTGCAGATCGACTGGAAGGAAGACGTGCGCAAGTGGCACCCCGGCCAGGCGTGGATCTGGCAACCCGGTGGCTTGGGCGTCTTCGATCCAGGCATCAATGCCTTGTCGATCGTGACTCATCTGTTGGCGCTGCCGCTGTTCGTGGAATCCGCCGAGTTGCGTGTGCCGGACAACTGTCAGTCGCCGATTGCCGCCAGCATCAAGATGGCCGACGCGCGCCACCTCGATATCCGTGCGGAATTCGATTTCGACCATGGTCATGACGAACTCTGGAGCATCGAGATTCGCTGCGCCGAAGGCGTCCTGCGCCTGGACAACGGTGGTGCACTGTTGAGCATCGACGGCGTACGCCAGGCCGTATCCGAAGAAGGTGAATACGCTGCGGTGTATCGACATTTCCAGCAACTGATTGCCGATAAAACCAGTGACATGGACCTGCAGCCGTTGCGGTTGGTCGCGGACAGCTTCTTTGTCGGCAGTCGGACGGCGGTCGAGCCGTTCTACGATTAAACCAAGGAACCGCAGTTGAACGAACAGACATTGTCCATGCGCCTGGAGCGTGTCGCGGCGCATATGCCGGCAGGTGCGCGCCTGGCCGACATTGGCTCGGATCACGCCTACTTGCCGGTGGCCTTGCTGCGCCGTGGCGTCATCACGGCGGCGGTGGCCGGCGAGGTGGCGTTGACACCGTTTCGCGCCGCCGAACGCACCGTGGGCGAGAGTGACCTGGAGCGGCAGATCAGCGTACGCCTTGCCAATGGCCTGGCGGCGATCGAGCCGGAAGATGGGATCACCGCGATCAGCCTCTGTGGCATGGGCGGCGAGACGATCCGCGACATCCTGGACAGCGGCAAAGCGCGGTTGAACGGGCAGGAGCGGCTGATCCTGCAACCCAACGGCGGTGAGCAGCCATTGCGGCAATGGCTGATGGACAACGACTACCGCATCCTCTGCGAGGAAGTGCTGCGGGAAAACCGTTTCTACTACGAGATCATCGTCGCCGAGCGCGCCGGACCGGTGACGTACACCGCCGAACAGCTGTACTTCGGCCCGCTGCAGATGCAAGCCCGCACCCCAACCTTCCTGGCCAAGTGGCAGCGCCTGCTGCACCAGAAGCAAAAGACCCTCACCAGCTTCGCCAAGGCGCGGCAAGCCGTGCCGGAAGAGAAGCTGCAGGACGTTGCGCGGCAGGTCCGGTGGATCACCGAGCTGTTGGCTTGAGTTGATTGAGGTGGATGTGCCGACGTCATCGCGAGCAGGCTCGCTCCCACAAGAGGTTC harbors:
- a CDS encoding saccharopine dehydrogenase family protein, which gives rise to MTLRVMVVGGYGNFGSIVSRHLVVMPGVKLVISGRDTQKLQRKVDELKAQSGTVCESWCGDAMGAGFKSVLGLMNIQLVIHTGGPFQGQAYAVAESCIDAGVNYCDLSDSRAFVTGISALDARAKQAGVAVLSGCSSVPTLSAALIDQQRHRFKRIDSIEHGISSSAKMPGLSTVEGVLAYAGRPIKQLRDGRVHEVLGWQDLTLRRMRYMGTRVLANVDVPDMDIFASRYGARTLSFKAGSGLKLGGIANYLLAQAMRMGVVRDHAPWATRLHRWGLWFERFGDGKSAMYIDVQGIGVDDEPLSMNVQLTAMNDKGPEIPSCAAVALAAKISQGYLPEPGARACVGEITVDEYMAAINDPENLSLSVHFSDEQG
- a CDS encoding DUF2269 family protein; the encoded protein is MLYLCLKYLHIIAAIFLFGFGMGSYLYLIAASRTANPQVIAHVARTVVQFDTWITTPAGFIQIATGYLLLKLAGLPPTTEWIMTSLIIFLCVGALWLPVLVLQKRLYVMASSAVGDGRALDDRYSSVYQKWFWMGVFGFLGMFVIVLIMVTKMTPRQWIELLTG
- a CDS encoding thiol-disulfide oxidoreductase DCC family protein, with product MPISQTRPSPAPLLEPGETVVLFDGVCKLCNGWAKFLIRHDHARRVRLASVQSPEGQALLAWAGLPLQQFDTMAVVRDRHYWVRSEAIFEIVALLPWAWRSVKLLRYVPRRLRDWAYDRIALNRYRLFGKYDVCLLPSPDHEGRFLKAPTLGINPVERIGT
- a CDS encoding LysR family transcriptional regulator, which encodes MNKHPDLSELDAFAAVARHRSFRKAADERGVSASALSHALRALEARLGVRLLNRTTRSVTPTEAGHQLLATLGPTLQQVADALAQLTSMQEVPAGKLRLNVARPAARAVFAKVLAPFVARYPRIQLDLVTDDGLTDIVDEGFDAGVRFGESLAGDMIAVPVGPPQSFVTVASQAYLGTQGIVQAPRDLLDHACIARRFPSGKLYAWEYQADGQPIRLSVTGPLILEDDGLMIQAAKDGAGIAYVYEELVRDDIRNGQLTELLAQWKAPPSRFFLYYPSRRHVPPALKALIEFIRADDWRT
- a CDS encoding aldo/keto reductase; the encoded protein is MQKNRLGSSDLRISPIGLGTWAIAGTGWEYSWGAQDDEDSLGALEYAVERGVNWIDTAAVYGLGHAEQLVGQLLRRVPVSRRPLVFTKGSLVWDPVTKAISHSLAPQSLLAEVDASLRRLQVETIDLYQIHWPAFPADGSSEGIESALSALATAREQGKIRAIGVSNFDVAQLERARAVTEIVSLQPPYSALMRDIEDAVLPFCEQAAMGVLAYSTLQSGLLSGSMTRERIAQLPDDDWRKARSADFQEPRLSANLALVEVLAGIGERHGVSAAAVAIAWVLRKPVVTGAIVGARRPAQVDGLVAGSQLRLSAEEIDEIQPFLPSGMGTNVPGVA
- a CDS encoding DeoR/GlpR family DNA-binding transcription regulator; the encoded protein is MTSPHETFPGERQQLISQRLARYGRVIAADLASEFNVSEHSIRRDLGALAAAGVCKRVYGGAILLPAVEGPLDVRVRKDPARKGSLGQAAAALLRAGQHVFIDVGSTNLAVACAIDPQLPLTLTTNSPLIAVQLMKLPRAEVILLGGRLSPNAGGVIGLTAVQQLRQFSFDVCVLGACAIDPDNGVTAFGLDDAEFKRAVVAASGQVIAAVTNEKLSSVAHYQVASCEEVATLVVEHDAPRERLEPFFGRVTNVVTAAREQRRT
- a CDS encoding Gfo/Idh/MocA family protein, whose amino-acid sequence is MQPIRLGLVGYGKIAQDQHVPAIHANPAFQLVAVATQGQPCPGVENFRSLGELLENAPQVDAIAFCTPPQGRFALVQQALAAGKHVLVEKPPCATLGEAMALVEQVREQGVSGLFAWHSRYAPGIEAACDWLASRTLHSVQIDWKEDVRKWHPGQAWIWQPGGLGVFDPGINALSIVTHLLALPLFVESAELRVPDNCQSPIAASIKMADARHLDIRAEFDFDHGHDELWSIEIRCAEGVLRLDNGGALLSIDGVRQAVSEEGEYAAVYRHFQQLIADKTSDMDLQPLRLVADSFFVGSRTAVEPFYD
- a CDS encoding tRNA (adenine(22)-N(1))-methyltransferase, with protein sequence MNEQTLSMRLERVAAHMPAGARLADIGSDHAYLPVALLRRGVITAAVAGEVALTPFRAAERTVGESDLERQISVRLANGLAAIEPEDGITAISLCGMGGETIRDILDSGKARLNGQERLILQPNGGEQPLRQWLMDNDYRILCEEVLRENRFYYEIIVAERAGPVTYTAEQLYFGPLQMQARTPTFLAKWQRLLHQKQKTLTSFAKARQAVPEEKLQDVARQVRWITELLA